The DNA window CGGCTGTACCAGGCGGACTGGCTGCTGCGCTTCTATGGCTACGACGTGGAAGAGATCACCGACACCACCCAGGGCGGCATGCTCGATCTGGACATCGACCCGAAGATGGCATGGGCGATCCGCCATCCCGAGCGCTTTCCGGTGGACCTCAACCGCGCGCCGAAGGAAATGCTGCTGCGGGTGCCGGGGCTGGGCGTACGCAACGTGAAGCGTGTACTAATGGCGCGTCGTCACGGCCGCCTGCGCGTGGCCGACGTGGCCCGCCTGCGCGCTCCCATGAGCAAACTGCTGCCGTTCGTGCAGCTGGCCGACCATCATCCACGCAACGCGCTGGACAACCCCGGTGCACTGCGCGCCCGCCTCGCCCCGCCGCCGAAGCAGGCGTCTCTGTTCGACGCGGTGGCCGGCTGAGATGGACCGCTGGAGTGTGCGGGTCGATCCGCCGTGGTCGCTGGAGGCGTGGCGTGGTGCCGCGCGTGTCGCGTTACAGTGCGACGTGGCTCCCGAACAATTGGATTGGTTGCAGGGCGATGCCGGTGGGTTGCTGGACGCACCTTCGCTGACCCAGGCCATGCCTTCCCCATCGTCCCCCACCGTCGCCGTGCCGAAAGACTTCGTCGAACTGGCCGCCACCTGCCTGTGCCATCGCGACCCGCAGCGCATGCCGCTGCTGTACCGCATGCTGTGGCGCATCACCCATGGCGAACGCGCCCTGCTCTCCAATCCCGCTGACCCGGACGTGATCCGCGCGATGGCGTTGGCGCAGGCGGTTCGCCGCGACAGCCACAAGATGAAGGCGTTCGTGCGCTTCCGCGAGGTGCCCGGCGCGCCGGACGCGTTCATTGCCTGGTTCGAGCCGGACCACCACATCGTGGATCGGGTGGCCCCGTTCTTCCAGCGTCGTTTCACCGGCATGCGCTGGTCGATTCTCACGCCCTATCGCAGCGTGCACTGGGATGGGCAGCAGCTCGCTTTCGGCCAGGGCGCTCAGCGCAGTGATGCGCCTGCCGAAGACGCGCGCGAGGAACTCTGGCGCACGTACTACGCGCACATCTTCAACCCCGCGCGCTTGAACACCCGGATGATGCAGCAGGAGATGCCGGCGAAGTACTGGAAGCACCTTCCGGAAGCGTCGTTGTTGCCCACACTGGTACGCGACGCCGGTGACCGCGTGCAGGAGATGCATGACCGCCAGGCGCAGGCACCGCAGCGCCGCATTCCCGAGCGCCCTATTCCCCTGCGCCAGCCGGCCACGGCGCGCGGTGATGATCTGGACGGACTGCGCACCGCAGCAGCAAGCTGCCGCCAATGCCCGTTATGGGAACCCGCCACCCAGACCGTGTTCGGCGAAGGCCCGCATGATGCGCAGATCATGTTGGTGGGCGAGCAGCCCGGCGATGCGGAGGATCTAAGTGGCCATCCCTTCGTCGGGCCGGCCGGGCAGCTGCTCAATCGGGCTCTCTTGGAGCTTGGAATTGATCGCAGGACGCTTTACCTCACCAACGCGGTGAAGCACTTCCGCTTTGAGCGGCGTGGCAAGAAGCGTATCCATTCGAAGCCCCAGGTGACCCACATCAATGCCTGCCGACCGTGGTTGCTGGCCGAGATCGAGCAGGTGAGTCCGAAGGTGATCGTGTGCCTGGGCGCGAGTGCTGCGCGGGCGGTGTTTGGCAGCGGATTCAACCTGAGCCGTGATCGGGGGCGTTGGCACACGCTGGAAGATGGCACGCGCGGGTTTGGTACGGTGCATCCGTCGTGGGTTCTGCGTCAGGAGGTTGGGAAGCGAGAGGCGGCGTATCGGCTGCTGGTGGATGACCTGATGGCCTTGCGTACGCATTCGACCTAGCCATCGCCTTGTAATTCGCGACATTACCTGCCCGCTGATTACGGCCCCTGCGCATCATCAGAAATAGTTGTTTGCGTCATCATCCATCGCCTTTCACACGAAACGGGCTGTAGCGCGTGGACACGGGATTCCGAAGACGAATCTGGTCGTCCGACTCCCGTATGCTCAGTCCATGACTACTCGAAAGCCAACTTCAAAAGAACGCGCCAGCGAGAAGCTGGAAAGCCCTCGGCCTAAGCTCCAGCCACACATCGGAAAGTTTAATACTGAAACACCGGAAGAGGAGATTCGGCGGATATACACCATGACGCCCGAGGAAGTAGACGAGATCATACGCATGTCTGGAATCCTCACTTATGCCGGCAATCTGAAGCGCAGCTACCGATGAATGACGGCCACCTGCAGATCGGCTATCACGGCTGCGACGTCACAGTGCGGGATGCCCTGGTCGCAGGACGGCTGATACCTGCATCAAGCGACAACCAGTACGACTGGCTTGGTCCCGGCTTCTACATGTTCGAAGGGGACCACGACCGTGCCATGGCGTTCGCCGAAGCCGCTGCCAACCAACCACAGCGAAGGCTGACGGCGCGGCCGATTGCCACACCTGCCGTTGTTGGCTGCATATTCAGCGTCCATCGATGCTTGGATATGACCACTAAAGCTGGACGACTGGAATTCGAGAACGCGTATCTCCTACTTCACGCGCGCCGCATAGTCTCTGGGGATCAGCTTCCTGTGAATTCCGCTGCCAACGCAGGTGACGAGGAGATGTTGCTGCGAGGATTGGATCGCGCTGTATTTCAGTTCATCCACGCAAAGCGGGTACGCACCCATCGCGACGACCATTTCCAGGCTGTCCGAGGCGCATTCCGACAAGGTCCCGAGATTGCCCCCAGCTCTGGCTTCCACAGAGACAGCCACGTCCAGATCGCGCTTCGCGACTTCACCTGCATCAAGGGCTGGTTCCTGCCGGAGGGCGAGCAGCTGCTGGATCAGGCTCAAATGACCGAAGCGCGTGCCGCGCTCCATGCCGCACGCCTGAACTACGCAAAGGTACGCCGGCGAGCGTAGCGTCACGCTTCCACCATCACCGGAGCAGAAGAAAGAACGCCGGACAGATGCCCGGCGATTTGATCCCTTCTGACGCCCCGATCAGAACCGGGCGCGCACGCTGAACATCACGTTGCGGGGATCCGCATAGTAGGTGTTGAACGTGTTCGGACCGTACTTGCGGAAGTAGCTCTTGTCGAACAGGTTGTTGACGTTGAGCTGCAGGCTGATCGCTTCGGACAGGTCATAGCCCGCCATCACGCCATAGACCGCGTAGCCACCCTGGCGCGAGGTCACCCCACGTGAGGTCACGTAGGTATCGCTCTGCGCCTGCACCGATGCGCCTGCGCGGAGCTTGTTGAGCACACCCGGGAACCGGTAGCTGGTGGACAGGCGCAGCAGGTGGCGCGGATCGGCCGAACGCAGCGGCTGGCCGAGATTGGCGGCGCTGGGGTCCCGCAGGTACTCGGTGCGGGTATTGGTGTAGCCGGCCATCATCTGCCAGCCCTCGGTCAGCTGGCCGCTGACTTCCGCTTCCCAGCCCTGGCTGCGGGTCTTGCCACCGTCGACCTTGCAGTAGCCGGTGGTGTAGTACGGCAGGCAAGGGTTGGCACTGGACGCGTCGTCCATCGCGCGACCGACGTTGTTGATGCGGAACGCCGACAGCGCCGCATTCAACCGTCCGGCGAAGAATTCGCCCTTGATACCCGCCTCGTAGTCCTGGCCGGTGATCGGCTTCAGCAACTGGCCGTCGGCCTGGTAGGCATTCTGCGGGACGAAGATCTCGCTGTAGCTGGCATACAGGCTCAGGGTCGAGCTCAGGTCGTAGACCAGGCCCGCATACGGCATGAACTCACGGTCCACGCTGTAGTTGCTGGCCGGATTGGTCGGCACGCTGTATTCCCACCAGTTCAGACGGGCACCAACGAGCGCGGTCAGCGGATCGGTGATCGAGATACGCGCCACCGCGAACACGCCCTTCTGCTGCGTCTCGTTGTTGATGCCACCGTAGTAGGTGCCGACGTCGCCTTCCTGCGGCGGTGCGTAGCTGGTGTACGGGTCCCAGGTGCGTGCGTCGACGTTGCGGATGCGGTTGATGCCCCAGTAGCCCGACGAGTTGGCGGTCTTCACGTTGCGGCCTTCCGCGCCCACGGTCAGCTGATGCGTGCGTTCGAACAGCTCGACCGGGCCTTCGGCGACGAAGTTGACCGCATTCTGGTGGCTGCCCGCAGGACCGTAGATGGCCGTATCAACGTCGACCAGGTACGGATTGCTGGTGTTCGAACGCGAGAACGAGGTCTGGATGAACGGACCGTTGTAGCCGAAGCGGGTGAACGCATAGCTGAGCGCGGTGCGCCAGCCATTGCCGAAGCGGTGCTCCAGCGACAGGAATGCCTGCTGGTTGTAACGGTTCCACTGGTTCCACGAGGCACCCAGGTAGGTGCTGCGCGGCAGGTCCAGCGCGCGCCCGTCGAAGTCACTGGGCATGCCGCCCCAGGAGCCGGTGGCGTCCAGGTCGGTCTGCTGCAGGCTGGCGGTGAGCAGCGTGGCGTCGGTCAGATCGGCCTCGATCACGCCGTACACGGTGCGCTTCTCTTCCTCGCGCGCCTTCTGGAAGAAGTCTTTCTCGTCATAGGCGGCCACCAGGCGGCCACGCACCGTGCCGGCACTGTTGAGCGGGCCGGACACATCGGCCTCGGCGCGGCGACGGTCCCAGCTGCCCAGGCTCAGCGCGCCGCTGGCCTGGAAGGTTTCGGTCGGACGCTTGCGCGCGATGTTGACCGTCGCCGACGGGTTGCCCGCCCCCTTCAGCAGGCCAGCGGCACCGCGCAGGATTTCCACGCGGTCCAGCACAGCGGTATCAGGCTGGATGAACACCGAGCCGGACTGGTCGATCGACAGGCCATCCATCTGCAGCGCGTCGATGGAGAAGCCACGCGAGAAGTAGGTCACGCGCTCGCTGTCGACATAGTCGACGGTGACGCCGGGGGTGTTCTGCAGCACGTCGTGCAGGTCCAGCAGCGCACGATCATCCAGCAACTGGCGGGAGATCACGGTGACCGGCTGCGGGGTCTGGCGGATGCTCTGCACGCCCTTGAACAGCGTGGTGGCCTTGGCACCATAGTTGCCTGAGCCTTCCGTATTGGCATCGCGGCTGGCGCGGACGTTCAACGTGTCCAGCGTCTGCGCCTGATCCGCGTCGGCGGCCAGGCCATCGGCGAACGCCGGAGTCGCGGCAAGCAGAGCCAAGGACAGCGCGCTCATGCGCAGGGCCGGCAGACGCGTGAAGGGCACGCGGGCCGGGTTTAACGTGAGGGAAGGCATCGAACGTAACTCCTGACGGGAAAGCGGTGACCGCATTGGCCAGCGCTGCGTCAGTCGGACGGCCACCAATGCAAATGAGTTGCAATTGCAGCCATTATCGGGTTGCCTTCAGGATTGTGCAAGTTTTGTTAAGGCTTCAAAGTGCTGGTTGGCCGGCTATTCGAACTGTTCAAATTGTCCGAATGCTGTCCGAATCCCTGATCCCGTCAGTCGCATCGCCGCGCCTTGCTACGCGTTCGCGCGAGCTGTCCAAGTAGAGCGGGGCTCTGTCCCGCTCCCCGCAATCTAGAAGTCGCAGCCGCCTACAGGCACCCATCGAATGGCATCACCAAACCTGCAGGGCTCCATCGGCAACGCCACCGGAGTATCGGGCCCAACCGTTACCACACCGGTTGAACCTCCTCCGCCTCCTCCCCCACCTCCACCCACGCCCCCACCCGGTCCACCGCCGCCACCAATCGGTGACGCATTGCTCATTGTCCCGCCACCCCAGAAGTCGTCTGTTTCAGTGATCGTGTAGGTCGTGCAGAAGCCACGGCTGCAAACGCTAATGCTGTCGCCAGTGAACAACCGATCCCGGTTCTGCGCCATCTTCCGCCGGTACTCATTCAGGAATGCCAATGTAGAAGGGTCGGGCATGCGTGGCGCGACCAAACATGCACCGCAGTAGTAAGGACCAAAGTGGCGCGGCGGTATGACGTTGGTTGCGGCCGCAATCCCTATGCCAAGCGCGGCAATGCCGACGAAAATTATGATTCCATTCCTTTTGACCATTTTTTCTCTCTTCAAGGTTCGCAACAGGACGAGTAGATCTGGCGCGACAGGGCGACCGCCGATTCCCGTTGCTTGATTGATAGCCCTTCTTCAAGGTCCCGCATCGTGATTGGCGCGGACAAACCGGTTTGAATCCTGTTTGCAGCTAACGCATACGCGTAGGCCATTTCCCGGTTCTTCTGGACGATCAAGCCTCTGTCATAGGCATCGGACAGCCGCAGAACGGCGTCGAGATTGCCGGTTGCAGCAACGTCATGAAGGTAGGTCGCGGCGTTCTCCTTCCACGCGATGATCGACTCGGGGTTGTTCAACCTCTCGAAAGGGTCGCCAAGCACCATTGCTGTATCGATCGTGTAATAGAGCTTTGCTTCGATGGAGCCTTGTTGTGCGGCGAGCGCCAGCCATTTCCCCTCCATGAACCCGGCGTCGCCATAGAGCTCGCTGCACTCTCGAAGTTTTCGCTCCATGGTCTGCAGCTCCACCATGCCAACTGGTGGTGTCCCAACTCCAGCTGGCCCGTGGGTTGATTTGCCGAGTTGATTCCTGCAATCCATGACGGCCAGGTAGATGTCGAAGGTCGCCAGTGCGTCTCCACTCTCCGACATGGCAAGACGTTCCTTCACGTATGCCAACGCGTCTCCAGGAGGGCGGATATCCCCCACCCTGGCAATCTGATATGACCGGGCTCCCAGGCTCTGGAATACCTCAGGATGGATCCGTTCCCGAACCTCCTCCATCGAAAGCCGGCGGCCTGGCAGCTGACGGCCTGGGCTAGGAGGTATTGCCGCGAGGCGTGACCGAGCATCGTCCCTGCAACCCTCGTCATGGCAGGCCGCCTCATCGGTTGTCCTCATCAGCGCAGGTAGCGCTGCTGTAACGATGAATGCGACAGCCAGCGCTGTTGCTACGATGGTCTTGCGGTGCTGCATCCGTGCACTTCCTCTCCGGGATTCGAAACAGCGCTCGTTCGCCGAGAGCCGATCCTCATCCTGCCGGGAAGACCGTCGCACCACTTCAAGAAATCAATCAGATCCGCCAGGATTCAATGCCACGCACCCGTCGCGGGTGCTGACGCATCGACGTGCCTTGAGAAGAAACGCAGACTGACGGAGTCGTAGAGCGGGGCTTGCCCCGCTCTACGACCGAAGACAGCGTCAGTGAGCCGCCATGTAAATATCCTGGAGAACCGCCTTCTCCAGCTCCAACTCCCCAAGCAGGTTCTTGACAATATCGCCCAGGCTGAGGATGCCAACAAGACGATCACCCTCGGTCACCATCAAGTGCCGATGCCGCGAGTACGTCATCAACGCCATCGCCTGCTTCAGCGTGGCCTCGGGCGAGATGCCTTCCAACCCGGCAGAGGGTAACGAGGAGATGACCCGCCGACCGGCCTGCGGGCCATCGTCGGCAAGGCTGCGCACGATGTCTTTCTCGGAAATGATCCGGACCGGCACATCGTCGCGGGTGACCACCAGCGCGGCGATCTTGTTCGCACTCATCTTGTGCGCTGCGGCACCGATGGTGTCTTCCACGTCGATGGTGATGACGGCTTGTTTCTTCAGCTGCAGAAGTTCACGAACGTTCATTCTGGTTCCTGTTGCAGGGTACTGAGTGAGTCAAGTGACAGTTCGTCGCAGAACCGGTTGACGACTCTGAGCATCGCACCGGGCGTAGAACCGGCGCTGAATGTTCCGGGCAGCGGAGGCTAAAGTTTTTCGAGCAGCCAGCTTTGGCACAGGAGATGCCTATTCATCATTTCCCGGAATGCTTGACCTGCCTCGATCAGACGGGAAATGATCCAGTACCGTCCCGTCAATGGAACTGACCGTGTACCTTCGTGATGTCATGGTGTTACCTACCGAACACAGCAGAGAAGGCAACCTCCGCCTTCGCGCCGCCAGTGACCACGTACTGAATACCCTTCGCCATTACCTGCCGAAGAAGTACGACTTCAACGGCATGTGGCGACTGGTCATTTACCTAGGCCCGAACACGGACGGCAAGCGGTTTTGGTCGCCAGAGGCCACCGGTGGTGTCGGCGAGTTTCTCGCTGACAGCTTCGATCTGGATGGCTGGTTCGATGCCCCGCAGGACAAGCAGGACGTGCGCATACTGCAGTGCGTGGAAGACGCATTGGTCGAACGCGCCGTTGAGTTTGGTACCGATGCAGAGCCACTACGCACGGCAGTACAGAGCGTCCGCGACGCAGGCTATCGCCTGGACACCGAACTGCCCTGCTCCCGCACCCACCCCAGCCGGAAGTTCCGGGTACGACTGATCCGTCGCTTTGCACCGGGCGGTACGTTTGTCATTGTCCGGGTGACCACGCCGAAGGGCGAAGTCCTGCACGAAGAGGAACTACTTGCCGGAGCATGGGTGGTCACGGTGGGGGACGACTATCGCGGCGGCCGTTGGAACGGCGATGCACTGGAAATACTGGACGTATCAGGAAGAATGACCACTACAGTCTCGTGCACCCCTTATCTATCCGTCTGATTCCGACTGTTTCGTCACCTCACGTAGGCGCCGCTGCGCACGAGCCATGTCGTCTAGAGCGGCGGTTATGAACGTAGCGTCGCCACGGCTTTCCGCAATGCATGCGTCAAGGTATGCGAGCATTTCCTCCCGCGTATGCAGATGCTCGGCCACGTCGAACCTGGTCAGCAAGGGGCTTCCTTCGGTTTCCACTGATGCCATGCCCTGTCTTCTCGGAGGATGGCGAGCATCTTGTCACCTTGCGATCCAGTAGAGCCAATCAAGACATCCAATGTCGTGAATGACTTGAGTTTGCAGTCTTTGAACCGTTATGAATTAGTCTTGGCAATGAGCACCGCTACTTGTGGCCTTGGCCACCAGTGCAGGCTCTGGAGCCTGAACTCTCCTTGGACGCCGTTTTAATCAACTTCCCGCCCCATTGGCAGGAAGCAATCCAAGAGGAGATTGTGAATGTGCAAGAAGACCGACAGCTCGCTCAGTGCTGACGCAGCAGACGAGGCAGAATCCAAGGCCACCAAGAAGCCCAGCGCCGGCTGGTACCGCCCCCGATATGTGCGCGTCGGCGTACTGAATGGCCCAGACGGTCGCCCCGTCA is part of the Stenotrophomonas oahuensis genome and encodes:
- a CDS encoding UdgX family uracil-DNA binding protein (This protein belongs to the uracil DNA glycosylase superfamily, members of which act in excision repair of DNA. However, it belongs more specifically to UdgX branch, whose founding member was found to bind uracil in DNA (where it does not belong), without cleaving it, appears to promote DNA repair by a pathway involving RecA, rather than base excision.), encoding MDRWSVRVDPPWSLEAWRGAARVALQCDVAPEQLDWLQGDAGGLLDAPSLTQAMPSPSSPTVAVPKDFVELAATCLCHRDPQRMPLLYRMLWRITHGERALLSNPADPDVIRAMALAQAVRRDSHKMKAFVRFREVPGAPDAFIAWFEPDHHIVDRVAPFFQRRFTGMRWSILTPYRSVHWDGQQLAFGQGAQRSDAPAEDAREELWRTYYAHIFNPARLNTRMMQQEMPAKYWKHLPEASLLPTLVRDAGDRVQEMHDRQAQAPQRRIPERPIPLRQPATARGDDLDGLRTAAASCRQCPLWEPATQTVFGEGPHDAQIMLVGEQPGDAEDLSGHPFVGPAGQLLNRALLELGIDRRTLYLTNAVKHFRFERRGKKRIHSKPQVTHINACRPWLLAEIEQVSPKVIVCLGASAARAVFGSGFNLSRDRGRWHTLEDGTRGFGTVHPSWVLRQEVGKREAAYRLLVDDLMALRTHST
- a CDS encoding TonB-dependent siderophore receptor; translation: MPSLTLNPARVPFTRLPALRMSALSLALLAATPAFADGLAADADQAQTLDTLNVRASRDANTEGSGNYGAKATTLFKGVQSIRQTPQPVTVISRQLLDDRALLDLHDVLQNTPGVTVDYVDSERVTYFSRGFSIDALQMDGLSIDQSGSVFIQPDTAVLDRVEILRGAAGLLKGAGNPSATVNIARKRPTETFQASGALSLGSWDRRRAEADVSGPLNSAGTVRGRLVAAYDEKDFFQKAREEEKRTVYGVIEADLTDATLLTASLQQTDLDATGSWGGMPSDFDGRALDLPRSTYLGASWNQWNRYNQQAFLSLEHRFGNGWRTALSYAFTRFGYNGPFIQTSFSRSNTSNPYLVDVDTAIYGPAGSHQNAVNFVAEGPVELFERTHQLTVGAEGRNVKTANSSGYWGINRIRNVDARTWDPYTSYAPPQEGDVGTYYGGINNETQQKGVFAVARISITDPLTALVGARLNWWEYSVPTNPASNYSVDREFMPYAGLVYDLSSTLSLYASYSEIFVPQNAYQADGQLLKPITGQDYEAGIKGEFFAGRLNAALSAFRINNVGRAMDDASSANPCLPYYTTGYCKVDGGKTRSQGWEAEVSGQLTEGWQMMAGYTNTRTEYLRDPSAANLGQPLRSADPRHLLRLSTSYRFPGVLNKLRAGASVQAQSDTYVTSRGVTSRQGGYAVYGVMAGYDLSEAISLQLNVNNLFDKSYFRKYGPNTFNTYYADPRNVMFSVRARF
- a CDS encoding CBS domain-containing protein; the encoded protein is MNVRELLQLKKQAVITIDVEDTIGAAAHKMSANKIAALVVTRDDVPVRIISEKDIVRSLADDGPQAGRRVISSLPSAGLEGISPEATLKQAMALMTYSRHRHLMVTEGDRLVGILSLGDIVKNLLGELELEKAVLQDIYMAAH